One Vigna unguiculata cultivar IT97K-499-35 chromosome 7, ASM411807v1, whole genome shotgun sequence genomic region harbors:
- the LOC114192348 gene encoding dof zinc finger protein DOF4.6 isoform X4 — protein sequence MDTAQCPQEMVVKPMEDIVVTNTCPKVAGGAVERKPRPQKEQALNCPRCHSINTKFCYYNNYSLTQPRYFCKTCRRYWTEGGSLRNIPVGGGSRKNKRSSTFSSTPQNNSPDNNKNLPDLVVITPHSQNPKNNIHQGQDLNLGFPATTSDFRNVSELVQQNNNNSTNNNNNNNMSASSSSSTTSTTTATTTSHLSALELLTGITSTSTGLNSFMPVPVPADPNSAYTCGFPLQDFKPTLNFSLDHGYASLHNVQSGRLLFPFEDLKQVSTTTTMDQKQQGDSTGYWTGMFGGGS from the exons ATGGACACAGCTCAGTGCCCTCAG GAGATGGTGGTGAAACCAATGGAAGATATAGTAGTCACAAATACATGTCCAAAGGTTGCAGGAGGAGCTGTGGAAAGAAAACCAAGACCACAGAAAGAACAAGCTCTTAACTGTCCGAGGTGTCATTCGATTAACACCAAGTTCTGCTACTACAACAACTATAGCCTCACGCAGCCTCGCTATTTCTGCAAAACTTGTAGAAGGTATTGGACAGAAGGTGGATCCCTCAGAAACATCCCTGTCGGAGGTGGCTCCAGGAAGAACAAGAGATCTTCTACTTTTTCTTCCACACCTCAGAACAATTCGCCAGATAATAATAAGAACCTTCCTGATCTGGTTGTAATCACACCACACTCTCAAAACCCTAAGAATAACATTCATCAAGGCCAAGATCTCAATCTGGGTTTCCCAGCCACAACCTCAGATTTTAGAAACGTGTCTGAATTGGTTCagcaaaacaacaacaatagtaccaacaacaacaacaacaacaacatgtctgcttcttcttcttcttcaaccaCCTCTACCACCACAGCTACAACAACCTCTCACCTTTCTGCATTGGAGCTTCTCACTGGGATCACTTCAACTTCCACGGGGTTGAATTCTTTCATGCCTGTTCCCGTTCCAGCTGATCCAAATTCTGCATACACATGTGGGTTTCCTCTGCAAGATTTCAAGCCAACCTTGAATTTCTCTTTAGATCACGGGTACGCGAGCCTGCATAATGTTCAAAGTGGGAGGCTCTTGTTTCCATTCGAGGACTTGAAACAGGTTTCCACTACTACCACAATGGATCAGAAGCAGCAAGGAGATTCAACCGGGTATTGGACTGGGATGTTTGGCGGAGGATCATG A
- the LOC114192348 gene encoding dof zinc finger protein DOF4.6 isoform X3 — translation MDTAQCPQMVVKPMEDIVVTNTCPKVAGGAVERKPRPQKEQALNCPRCHSINTKFCYYNNYSLTQPRYFCKTCRRYWTEGGSLRNIPVGGGSRKNKRSSTFSSTPQNNSPDNNKNLPDLVVITPHSQNPKNNIHQGQDLNLGFPATTSDFRNVSELVQQNNNNSTNNNNNNNMSASSSSSTTSTTTATTTSHLSALELLTGITSTSTGLNSFMPVPVPADPNSAYTCGFPLQDFKPTLNFSLDHGYASLHNVQSGRLLFPFEDLKQVSTTTTMDQKQQGDSTGYWTGMFGGGSW, via the exons ATGGACACAGCTCAGTGCCCTCAG ATGGTGGTGAAACCAATGGAAGATATAGTAGTCACAAATACATGTCCAAAGGTTGCAGGAGGAGCTGTGGAAAGAAAACCAAGACCACAGAAAGAACAAGCTCTTAACTGTCCGAGGTGTCATTCGATTAACACCAAGTTCTGCTACTACAACAACTATAGCCTCACGCAGCCTCGCTATTTCTGCAAAACTTGTAGAAGGTATTGGACAGAAGGTGGATCCCTCAGAAACATCCCTGTCGGAGGTGGCTCCAGGAAGAACAAGAGATCTTCTACTTTTTCTTCCACACCTCAGAACAATTCGCCAGATAATAATAAGAACCTTCCTGATCTGGTTGTAATCACACCACACTCTCAAAACCCTAAGAATAACATTCATCAAGGCCAAGATCTCAATCTGGGTTTCCCAGCCACAACCTCAGATTTTAGAAACGTGTCTGAATTGGTTCagcaaaacaacaacaatagtaccaacaacaacaacaacaacaacatgtctgcttcttcttcttcttcaaccaCCTCTACCACCACAGCTACAACAACCTCTCACCTTTCTGCATTGGAGCTTCTCACTGGGATCACTTCAACTTCCACGGGGTTGAATTCTTTCATGCCTGTTCCCGTTCCAGCTGATCCAAATTCTGCATACACATGTGGGTTTCCTCTGCAAGATTTCAAGCCAACCTTGAATTTCTCTTTAGATCACGGGTACGCGAGCCTGCATAATGTTCAAAGTGGGAGGCTCTTGTTTCCATTCGAGGACTTGAAACAGGTTTCCACTACTACCACAATGGATCAGAAGCAGCAAGGAGATTCAACCGGGTATTGGACTGGGATGTTTGGCGGAGGATCATGGTAA
- the LOC114192348 gene encoding dof zinc finger protein DOF4.6 isoform X1 → MDTAQCPQEMVVKPMEDIVVTNTCPKVAGGAVERKPRPQKEQALNCPRCHSINTKFCYYNNYSLTQPRYFCKTCRRYWTEGGSLRNIPVGGGSRKNKRSSTFSSTPQNNSPDNNKNLPDLVVITPHSQNPKNNIHQGQDLNLGFPATTSDFRNVSELVQQNNNNSTNNNNNNNMSASSSSSTTSTTTATTTSHLSALELLTGITSTSTGLNSFMPVPVPADPNSAYTCGFPLQDFKPTLNFSLDHGYASLHNVQSGRLLFPFEDLKQVSTTTTMDQKQQGDSTGYWTGMFGGGSW, encoded by the exons ATGGACACAGCTCAGTGCCCTCAG GAGATGGTGGTGAAACCAATGGAAGATATAGTAGTCACAAATACATGTCCAAAGGTTGCAGGAGGAGCTGTGGAAAGAAAACCAAGACCACAGAAAGAACAAGCTCTTAACTGTCCGAGGTGTCATTCGATTAACACCAAGTTCTGCTACTACAACAACTATAGCCTCACGCAGCCTCGCTATTTCTGCAAAACTTGTAGAAGGTATTGGACAGAAGGTGGATCCCTCAGAAACATCCCTGTCGGAGGTGGCTCCAGGAAGAACAAGAGATCTTCTACTTTTTCTTCCACACCTCAGAACAATTCGCCAGATAATAATAAGAACCTTCCTGATCTGGTTGTAATCACACCACACTCTCAAAACCCTAAGAATAACATTCATCAAGGCCAAGATCTCAATCTGGGTTTCCCAGCCACAACCTCAGATTTTAGAAACGTGTCTGAATTGGTTCagcaaaacaacaacaatagtaccaacaacaacaacaacaacaacatgtctgcttcttcttcttcttcaaccaCCTCTACCACCACAGCTACAACAACCTCTCACCTTTCTGCATTGGAGCTTCTCACTGGGATCACTTCAACTTCCACGGGGTTGAATTCTTTCATGCCTGTTCCCGTTCCAGCTGATCCAAATTCTGCATACACATGTGGGTTTCCTCTGCAAGATTTCAAGCCAACCTTGAATTTCTCTTTAGATCACGGGTACGCGAGCCTGCATAATGTTCAAAGTGGGAGGCTCTTGTTTCCATTCGAGGACTTGAAACAGGTTTCCACTACTACCACAATGGATCAGAAGCAGCAAGGAGATTCAACCGGGTATTGGACTGGGATGTTTGGCGGAGGATCATGGTAA